The segment TTCAGGATGAAAAAAGACTTCGATAATCAACTTAATCATTGGATTGAAAAAGAGAAAGCTGCCAGCAAACTTTCGGGCATAGTGGTTGACCTTTGGTATAATAAATCAATTGAATTGGTATTATTCAGAAAGAAACTTTACGATAAAGGAATTGAACTTATTCTTGGCAACCATGCCCTCGCCAGAAAAATTATCAAAAAAGAATTAACTGTTCATGACACATTGCAATTGGCAGAAGCTATTGCAAAACTTGATATTGCCCACACAAAAATAGACTTAGGCCGTTTGGGTAGCGAGTGGCTTGATGCGAAAGTCAAAGGTGAAAAAGACATTAATAGTTTTGTAACGAATCAACTGGCTGATTTGATTGGCAAAAATGATCATGACAGACAGGGATGTGATGTTGTTCTTTATGGTTTTGGACGAATTGGACGAATTGCTGCCAGAATATTAATTGAAAAAACAGGAAAGGGTCAACAACTGCTCCTGAAAGGAATAGTTATCAGGGGAGAATTGGACAAAGCCCAGATAAGTAAAAGAGCAGAACTACTAAAAACAGATTCTACTTTTGGACCATTCCGTGGAACAGTTGAAGAAGATATTGAAAACCAATGTTTAATAATCAACGGGCAGAAGGTTCAATTAATCAGTGCAGGTAAAGCTTCCGAAATTGATTATACTGCATATGGAATAAACGATGCTATTTTAATTGATAATACGGGATCTTCCAGAGATCGTGAAGGATTAGGAGAACACCTCAAAGCAAAAGGAATTGCCAAGGTACTTCTAACTGCACCTGGAAAAGAAGGCATTCCGAATATTGTATACGGAATAAATCACGATGAATTTGAAATAGATCAGGAAGAAATCCTATCAGCAGCATCGTGTACGACCAATGCCATTGTTCCACCCTTAAAAATAATCGATGATTTTTTTGGAATTGAATATGGACATATTGAAACCGTACACTCCTATACGAACGATCAGAACTTATTAGACAACTACCACAATAAATACCGAAGAGGGCGTGCAGCTCCCCTTAATTTGGTCATCACAGAAACAGGTGCAGGCAAAGCAGTAGCCAAAGCATTACCCAAACTAGCTGGAAAATTAACCGGAAATGCGGTACGGATTCCAACACCAAATGGATCACTTGCTATCCTGAATCTTATTTTAAAGAAGAGAGCCAATAAAGAAGAAGTGAATGAAGTAATTAAGCACCATTCATTATTTGGTCGTTTGATTGAGCAAGTTGAGTTTTCTGAAAACCAGGAATTGGTATCGAGTGATATTATTCGGAATACACATGCCTGTATTATAGATGGTGCAGCTACCATTGTTTCCGAAAACAGAAAAAATATTATACTATATGTATGGTATGATAATGAGTGGGGTTATACTGAACAGGTTATTCGCTTTGCAAAATATATTGCAGGTGTTGAAAGGTTGAATTATTATTAAAATCGCAGCAAGCAGCTATCTCAAAGGATTGTATTTTAGTAGTATTTCTATGAAACACCTTTGATTTCTATCGTTCTTTCCTTTCCATAAACTTATCCTCCAATTCTTGATAAATTGTGGTGAAAGTATTTTTCGAATTACGTTAATTTCGGGAATTATTTCACGAACCTAATCAATAATAGGGTATGATTCTTAGAAAGGTATTTACAGGAATGAGCCTACTTTTCCTGCTTCTTTTTTTCGAAAACAATGCTGTATGTCAAGGTATTAATAACAGTAGTGGCTATGTTGTTATTCCAGCCACATCATATGTTTATACGCAAGGCTATACAGCTGGAGCCTCATCTTCAACGTCAGTTTCAGGAAATATGTTTGTCAGTGGAGACTGGACTAATAATTCGGGCACAATTACTTTTACAAGTGGGACTGTCACTTTTAATGGTAGTTCCGCTCAAGAAATTACTGGAAGTGACCCCACTACTTTTTACAATATGACCATAGCAGCATCCGCTGAAGTTCAAATCCCGGAAACAAAAACTGTAAACGTGGATGGAACTATGACCAACAGTGCTGGCAATAGCGGACTTGTCATACAATCTTCAGCCAGTGGCACGGGTAATTTTATTCATAACACCCAAAATATTGCAGGAACAGTTAAAAGATACATTACCGGAAACAGTTCAAACAAACCTTATCATGTTGTATCATCGCCTATTGATGGAGCAGCATTTGGTAGTATTTGGACTAGTGGTGATTACAATGTGTATTGGTATAATGAAGCGAACTCAAGTGGAAATGTTGATGACGGCTGGACTCGCATTTCAGCAGGCACATTAAGCAATGGCAAAGGATATAATATTGTTAGCAACTATGCCAACAGGACCATTAGCTTTACAGGTAATTTACTAGTTCCTGCAGATATTTCGAGCACCATTACCGTATCATACACTTCATCCGGCACTGCAGCCTCTGATGGATGGAATCTGATTGGAAACCCGTATGCATGTGGTTTGAATGTTCCAGAATTTCTTTCAGATAATTCCGCAAATCTTGAAACAGCAAATCAGGCTGTTTATTATTGGGATAACCCTAGTGGTGATTTGGACAGAGGTGATTATGCAACTAGGGCTTCAGGTAGTGGTGCTGTTGGAGGATCAGCAATTACTCCTGATGCAAGCATGGCTGTAGCTCAAGGCTTTTTTATAAAAGTAAAGTCTGGCGTTAGTTCAGTTAGTCTTGCTGCAGATCAGAGAATTGGCTATACTGGAACTCAATTTTTCACTCCGGATCCAGATGAGCAACTATTGAGGTTGTCATTAATTGGCCCTGACAATTTATACAATGAATTACTTTTCGGATTTTATCCATTTACAACTGATGAGCTTGATCCGGGATATGACGTACAAAAGCTGAGAGGAAATCCTCTTATTGCCGTTTATTCCTTGATGCCCGGATATGAAGAAGGCTTTGTTATTCAATCTTTCTCCTCAATAACAGAAGAAGCGAAAAAGCTTAATATTGGATATTTTGGAGGTCAGGAAGGAAATTATTCATTTAATATTAAGGAAATTGAAAACATTGATCCCTCAACAGAAATTTTTATTGAAGACAGAGAGGAGAAACTTTTTATCAATTTAATAACAAATCCCAACTATTCATTTTATTCTAGAAAAGGAGAATTCAATGAGCGATTCGCTATTCATATCAATCCAGTGTTCAACTCAATCCAGAAAGAGAGTATTTCTAACTTTCGTGTCTTTACAGTTGGAAACAAAATTCTGTTAGATAATCCTAAATTACAGCAGGGTAAAATTGTTATTCATGACATTTTAGGGAAGGAATTATTTAGAAGTAATCTGGAAAGGATTGGCTCAGAAATAGTAGAAACTAATTTAGCTTCTGCCTATTATTTGGTTTCTATATTAACCGATCAAGAAACTTTTACTCAAAAAATATACATACAATAATAAATTATTGAAATATGAAAAAGTTAGTTTTAATTTTA is part of the Bacteroidota bacterium genome and harbors:
- a CDS encoding glyceraldehyde-3-phosphate dehydrogenase; the encoded protein is MKKDFDNQLNHWIEKEKAASKLSGIVVDLWYNKSIELVLFRKKLYDKGIELILGNHALARKIIKKELTVHDTLQLAEAIAKLDIAHTKIDLGRLGSEWLDAKVKGEKDINSFVTNQLADLIGKNDHDRQGCDVVLYGFGRIGRIAARILIEKTGKGQQLLLKGIVIRGELDKAQISKRAELLKTDSTFGPFRGTVEEDIENQCLIINGQKVQLISAGKASEIDYTAYGINDAILIDNTGSSRDREGLGEHLKAKGIAKVLLTAPGKEGIPNIVYGINHDEFEIDQEEILSAASCTTNAIVPPLKIIDDFFGIEYGHIETVHSYTNDQNLLDNYHNKYRRGRAAPLNLVITETGAGKAVAKALPKLAGKLTGNAVRIPTPNGSLAILNLILKKRANKEEVNEVIKHHSLFGRLIEQVEFSENQELVSSDIIRNTHACIIDGAATIVSENRKNIILYVWYDNEWGYTEQVIRFAKYIAGVERLNYY
- a CDS encoding T9SS type A sorting domain-containing protein, whose amino-acid sequence is MILRKVFTGMSLLFLLLFFENNAVCQGINNSSGYVVIPATSYVYTQGYTAGASSSTSVSGNMFVSGDWTNNSGTITFTSGTVTFNGSSAQEITGSDPTTFYNMTIAASAEVQIPETKTVNVDGTMTNSAGNSGLVIQSSASGTGNFIHNTQNIAGTVKRYITGNSSNKPYHVVSSPIDGAAFGSIWTSGDYNVYWYNEANSSGNVDDGWTRISAGTLSNGKGYNIVSNYANRTISFTGNLLVPADISSTITVSYTSSGTAASDGWNLIGNPYACGLNVPEFLSDNSANLETANQAVYYWDNPSGDLDRGDYATRASGSGAVGGSAITPDASMAVAQGFFIKVKSGVSSVSLAADQRIGYTGTQFFTPDPDEQLLRLSLIGPDNLYNELLFGFYPFTTDELDPGYDVQKLRGNPLIAVYSLMPGYEEGFVIQSFSSITEEAKKLNIGYFGGQEGNYSFNIKEIENIDPSTEIFIEDREEKLFINLITNPNYSFYSRKGEFNERFAIHINPVFNSIQKESISNFRVFTVGNKILLDNPKLQQGKIVIHDILGKELFRSNLERIGSEIVETNLASAYYLVSILTDQETFTQKIYIQ